From Bacillus pumilus, one genomic window encodes:
- a CDS encoding lysine N(6)-hydroxylase/L-ornithine N(5)-oxygenase family protein, whose protein sequence is MTRFNKQNNVVDVIGIGIGPFNLGLAALSEEVNEIDALFFERSEAFHWHPGMLIEGTTLQVPFLADLVSMADVKSKYSFLNYLQEQNRLYSFYFLEDFHIPRKEYSHYCRWVADQLDSCRFGMNVESVSLIEKAGEKRYEVHVRHVNDQTVEVFESKHLVLGIGTQPAIPASLQPALGEKVFHSADYLKRKKEGCFKGKSVTVIGSGQSAAEVFYDILSDDEAKDIHWFTRSKGFFPMEYSNLGLEYFSPDYIDFFYELPQTKKDALLKQQDLLYKGISSAMIRDIYHLLYERSACGEQLNTVLQAMTEVNLIEETADGLSLSCMQWVKEDTFTHETDIVVLATGYQSVLPPFINPISHHIQWDDQGRFQVEREYRLKTNTMGENDIFVQNAELHTHGVGAPDLGLGAYRNSVIINELARQTVYPLYQKHVFQTFGTHKNVNTFEEIKG, encoded by the coding sequence ATGACGCGGTTCAACAAGCAAAATAATGTAGTGGATGTAATTGGAATCGGCATTGGACCGTTTAACCTGGGACTTGCCGCATTATCTGAAGAGGTAAATGAAATCGACGCTTTGTTTTTTGAAAGAAGTGAAGCCTTTCATTGGCACCCAGGTATGCTCATTGAAGGGACGACACTGCAAGTCCCCTTTTTAGCGGACCTTGTCAGCATGGCAGATGTGAAAAGCAAATATAGCTTTCTTAACTATTTGCAGGAGCAAAACCGTTTGTATTCATTTTACTTTCTAGAGGATTTTCATATCCCGCGCAAGGAATATAGTCATTATTGCCGCTGGGTCGCAGATCAGTTAGACTCTTGCCGATTTGGCATGAACGTCGAATCTGTCTCATTGATTGAGAAAGCAGGAGAAAAGCGATATGAAGTGCATGTCCGTCATGTGAATGATCAAACCGTAGAGGTATTTGAAAGTAAGCATCTCGTCTTAGGAATTGGTACACAGCCGGCGATACCAGCATCGCTCCAGCCAGCTTTAGGAGAGAAAGTTTTTCACTCTGCTGACTATTTAAAACGAAAGAAAGAAGGCTGTTTTAAAGGGAAATCTGTGACAGTTATCGGCTCTGGCCAAAGTGCGGCAGAAGTGTTTTATGATATTTTATCAGATGATGAGGCAAAGGATATTCACTGGTTCACACGCTCTAAAGGATTTTTCCCAATGGAATATTCAAACCTTGGTCTTGAATATTTCTCTCCAGATTATATTGATTTCTTTTATGAGCTTCCGCAAACAAAAAAGGATGCTTTGTTAAAGCAGCAAGACTTGCTGTATAAAGGCATCAGCTCTGCAATGATCCGTGATATTTACCATTTGCTTTATGAACGTTCTGCCTGCGGAGAGCAGTTGAACACAGTGCTTCAAGCGATGACAGAGGTCAACTTGATTGAGGAAACAGCGGACGGCTTGTCCCTTTCATGCATGCAATGGGTCAAAGAGGACACCTTTACCCATGAGACCGATATTGTTGTGCTGGCGACTGGCTATCAATCGGTACTGCCGCCGTTTATCAACCCAATTTCTCATCACATTCAATGGGACGATCAAGGACGGTTCCAGGTCGAACGTGAATATCGCTTGAAAACTAATACAATGGGTGAAAATGATATTTTTGTGCAAAATGCTGAGCTTCATACACATGGGGTCGGCGCTCCGGATTTAGGGCTTGGCGCTTACCGAAACAGTGTGATTATCAATGAACTTGCTCGTCAAACCGTGTATCCACTTTATCAAAAGCACGTCTTCCAGACATTTGGTACACACAAGAACGTCAACACATTTGAAGAAATCAAAGGTTAA
- a CDS encoding GNAT family N-acetyltransferase produces MTNVVQRALTIDDIPDLIALSQEVDWPDYNAEELTSLLTNGYFTGFSTTDGQVISCAGLFQYDQAASIGAVIVSETHRGLGLARKMIDTLLDQSQSIPVVLTATVQGRPVYEKIGFHTAGYIHTYKAQKPNPEALRVSDDIHLSPADETHLPSIEALDEKGAGTNRSSFLKNRMNRAARRIIAKNEHHETTGFAFGVETPANLMIGPLTANDELTALSMIRSLISSYSGAIRLDMQKETAERLHESLVEAGFTKTNKAHFMMIRGKEKQNDPALLYFLASQAFS; encoded by the coding sequence ATGACAAACGTTGTTCAACGAGCATTAACAATTGATGACATACCAGATCTCATCGCATTGTCTCAAGAGGTAGACTGGCCTGATTACAATGCGGAAGAACTCACATCTCTTTTAACAAATGGATATTTCACAGGTTTTTCAACAACGGACGGACAAGTCATCTCATGTGCAGGACTTTTCCAATATGATCAAGCGGCGTCAATTGGGGCAGTCATTGTATCTGAGACACATCGCGGATTAGGTCTTGCACGGAAAATGATTGACACCCTGCTAGATCAAAGCCAAAGCATTCCTGTCGTTTTAACCGCTACTGTCCAAGGGCGGCCTGTTTACGAAAAAATCGGGTTTCACACGGCTGGTTACATTCATACTTACAAAGCGCAAAAACCGAACCCAGAGGCTCTTCGTGTGTCAGATGACATTCACCTGTCTCCTGCCGATGAAACGCACCTTCCGTCCATTGAAGCACTTGATGAAAAAGGCGCAGGTACAAATCGATCAAGCTTTTTAAAAAACCGGATGAACCGGGCAGCACGGCGTATCATTGCAAAGAATGAACATCACGAAACAACTGGCTTTGCATTTGGCGTTGAAACGCCTGCCAATTTAATGATTGGACCGCTTACAGCAAATGATGAACTTACAGCTCTCTCTATGATCCGTTCGCTCATCTCGTCTTATTCTGGTGCGATTCGTTTAGATATGCAGAAGGAAACAGCTGAGCGCCTCCATGAATCACTTGTTGAAGCAGGTTTTACGAAAACAAACAAAGCGCATTTTATGATGATTCGCGGAAAAGAAAAGCAGAATGATCCCGCACTTCTTTATTTCCTTGCCTCTCAAGCATTTTCGTAA
- a CDS encoding GNAT family N-acetyltransferase → MRHRIRFIRAEYERDVRLVHKWMQEEYVHPFWHLNIPFPAFEKHFYQAIHDPHQTLYLGTIDGTPMSYFEAYNVKGDVIESYYQPSPHDQGIHLLIGEPDYVGKGFAAPLLQAMTAFQFEQNKRTEKIVAEPDIRNEKMIHVFEKCGFERVKPVNLPDKTGLLMFCDRERFERKYNHDAVQQAK, encoded by the coding sequence ATGAGGCATCGTATTAGGTTTATTCGCGCTGAATATGAAAGGGATGTCCGGCTTGTCCACAAGTGGATGCAAGAAGAGTATGTTCACCCATTTTGGCATTTGAATATTCCGTTTCCTGCTTTTGAAAAGCATTTTTATCAGGCGATTCATGATCCGCATCAAACCCTTTATTTGGGAACAATTGATGGGACGCCAATGAGTTATTTTGAGGCATACAACGTCAAAGGTGACGTCATTGAATCCTACTATCAGCCTTCTCCGCATGATCAAGGAATCCATCTATTAATAGGGGAGCCGGATTATGTGGGAAAAGGATTTGCGGCCCCGCTGCTTCAGGCAATGACAGCCTTTCAATTTGAGCAGAACAAACGAACAGAAAAAATCGTCGCTGAGCCGGATATTCGCAATGAAAAAATGATCCATGTATTTGAAAAATGCGGATTTGAACGTGTAAAACCAGTCAATTTACCCGATAAAACAGGTCTTTTGATGTTTTGTGATAGAGAACGATTCGAAAGGAAGTATAACCATGACGCGGTTCAACAAGCAAAATAA
- a CDS encoding IucA/IucC family protein, with protein MSQYKQMAENATMQSFLNCFLRETGIDRSAKKETRADGSLVFIAKLAKQDLELVIPIRYVSSVGRHLFDFPIRFRPQGSEQEGAIADYTTLVALCSKELLIEYGRTDAEDEFMLRIILSCRNIERFLKERESDRAALSEADFEYIEAEQSLLLGHLTHPTPKSRQGMTEEEEAVYSPELKGAFQLHYFKAHHSIVLQDSSIAQSAASLMLEELLRQVPEETERLNTLTENGEYVLIPIHPLQVKVVMEKAFVQRYIEEGKLTYLGPLGSEYTATSSFRTVYQKDSAYMLKFSVPVKITNSLRVNKQKELDRGVEMSRILKTELGISLYDKFSGFRVIEDPAYLSIQGEEAESGFEVVIRQNPFLHREKGASLIAGLCQDHAYGGKSRLAGIIHNLADAEGRSTDAVSQDWFKQYLTISLEPMLWLFETYGLALEAHQQNAVVQMKAGYPDTFYYRDNQGYYYSESKKDKLANLVQNLSVRSETICADDVAVERLRYYFFFNHLFGLINGFGTEGLAKEEDLLALVRDTLLAHEETYGASELTNSLLRSKELPSKANLLTRFEDMDELTGSLETQSRYTAVLNPLFLHKEALIG; from the coding sequence TTGAGTCAATATAAACAAATGGCTGAAAATGCAACTATGCAAAGCTTTTTAAACTGTTTTTTACGTGAAACAGGAATCGATCGATCTGCAAAAAAAGAGACGAGAGCAGATGGCTCGCTTGTATTCATCGCAAAACTAGCAAAGCAAGATCTAGAGCTTGTGATTCCGATCCGATATGTTTCATCTGTTGGCCGCCATCTCTTTGATTTTCCGATTCGCTTCCGTCCGCAAGGCAGTGAACAAGAGGGCGCAATCGCCGATTACACGACACTGGTTGCTCTATGTTCAAAGGAGCTTCTCATTGAATATGGCCGCACAGATGCAGAGGATGAATTCATGCTTCGCATCATTTTAAGCTGCCGAAATATTGAACGATTCTTAAAGGAGCGAGAAAGTGATCGAGCAGCTCTTTCTGAAGCCGATTTTGAGTATATCGAGGCTGAGCAGTCACTTCTTCTTGGACATTTAACGCACCCCACTCCAAAAAGCAGACAAGGGATGACGGAGGAGGAAGAAGCGGTCTATTCTCCTGAGCTGAAAGGGGCTTTCCAGCTTCATTACTTTAAAGCGCACCATTCGATTGTGCTTCAGGATTCGTCTATTGCACAGTCTGCGGCAAGCCTCATGTTAGAAGAGCTCTTGCGCCAGGTACCAGAAGAAACAGAGAGACTGAATACGTTAACAGAAAACGGAGAATATGTGCTCATTCCGATTCACCCGCTGCAAGTCAAAGTGGTCATGGAGAAAGCGTTCGTCCAGCGTTATATAGAGGAAGGGAAACTGACTTATTTAGGACCGCTGGGGTCTGAATACACAGCGACCTCATCCTTTAGAACTGTCTATCAAAAAGATTCTGCTTACATGCTCAAATTCTCTGTTCCTGTGAAAATTACAAACTCCTTACGTGTCAATAAACAAAAGGAACTGGATCGCGGAGTTGAGATGTCTCGCATTTTAAAAACAGAATTAGGCATTTCTTTATACGATAAATTCTCTGGATTCCGGGTCATTGAAGATCCTGCCTATTTATCCATTCAAGGAGAAGAGGCGGAATCTGGCTTTGAAGTAGTCATTCGTCAAAATCCATTTTTGCATCGTGAAAAAGGGGCAAGCTTAATTGCTGGATTATGTCAGGATCATGCGTATGGTGGAAAATCGCGATTAGCAGGGATCATTCATAACCTTGCAGACGCAGAAGGCCGATCAACAGATGCTGTGAGCCAAGATTGGTTTAAGCAATATTTAACCATTTCGTTAGAACCGATGCTCTGGCTGTTTGAAACATATGGTCTTGCACTGGAAGCCCATCAGCAAAATGCTGTTGTGCAAATGAAGGCTGGTTACCCGGACACCTTCTATTATCGTGACAACCAAGGCTACTATTATAGTGAATCGAAAAAGGATAAACTCGCAAACCTTGTCCAAAACTTGAGCGTGAGAAGTGAAACCATTTGTGCAGATGATGTAGCCGTTGAGAGACTGCGTTATTATTTCTTCTTTAATCATTTATTTGGTCTCATTAACGGCTTTGGCACAGAAGGACTGGCAAAGGAAGAAGACTTGCTGGCACTCGTGAGAGACACATTGCTCGCTCATGAGGAAACATACGGGGCATCTGAACTGACAAACAGCCTTCTCCGCTCAAAGGAACTGCCTTCAAAAGCGAATTTGCTGACACGGTTTGAAGATATGGATGAGCTGACTGGATCTCTGGAAACACAGTCTCGTTACACAGCTGTCTTGAATCCGCTCTTTTTACATAAGGAGGCGCTGATTGGATGA
- the metH gene encoding methionine synthase: MSTITEQLKKRILVLDGAMGTMIQNANLTAEDFGGEEYEGCNEYLNVTAPHIIRAIHREYLEASADLIETNTFGATKLVLDEYGLGHLAYELNVRAAQLAKDEADRYSTPEQPRFVVGAMGPTTKTLSVTGGTTFDELVANYKEQARALIDGKCDALLLETSQDMLNVKAGFKGIQEAFQQAGIQLPLMVSGTIEPMGTTLAGQDIEAFYISLEHMKPISVGLNCATGPEFMTDHIRTLSSIAKSAVSCYPNAGLPDEEGQYHESPVSLAKKIAAFAKEGWLNIVGGCCGTTPAHIQALSDEVRTIQPRHIAHESSQHTVSGIEPLMYEESMRPLFVGERTNVIGSRKFKRLIAEQKFEEASEIARAQVKNGAHVIDVCLADPDRDEAADMEGFLQEAMKKVKAPFVIDSTDKHVIEKALTYSQGKAIINSINLEDGEERFEEILPLVKLYGGALVVGTIDETGMAVTAERKLEIAVRSHDLLTKKYGIPASDIIFDPLVFPVGTGDEQYIGAAEETIKGIKMIKENLPECLTILGISNVSFGLPPLGREILNAVYLYHCVQAGLDYAIVNTEKLERFASIPKEEIKLAETLLYETNDQTLAEFTQFYRGKKKTEKKPKVSLSLDERLALYVVEGTKEGLIDDLSLALEQFESPLHIINGPLMQGMAEVGRLFNQNEMIVAEVLQSAEVMKASVSYLEQYMEKQHASGKGKILLATVKGDVHDIGKNLVDIILSNNGFQVVDLGIKVTPQTLIEAVQKEKPDMIGLSGLLVKSAQQMVLTAQDLQKANISVPILVGGAALSRKFTKMKISPHYDGPVLYAKDAMDGLSLANELKANPLQFQTMSGEEPAAPFKEKEAKQPQAVIELLEKRAALPQAPILTPETTARHYVRDIDLHHIMPYVNEQMLIGHHLGLKGKVKTLLANQHQKALELKQLVTDLLNEGREKNWFAPAFVYQFFPASSNGNDLRIYDPAAPDRILETFQFPRQEKLPYRSISDYVRKSGENEKDYIALFAVTAGARIREVAQQFKQEGDYLKMHAVQALALELAEGLAERTHQVIRDKWGFPDPVDFTMEKRFQAKYQGQRYSFGYPACPNLEDQEKLFKLLQPEKIGIHLTEGFMMEPEASVSAIVVSHPEARYFNVH; the protein is encoded by the coding sequence ATGTCAACTATCACTGAACAGCTAAAGAAACGCATCCTCGTCCTTGATGGTGCAATGGGGACCATGATTCAAAATGCCAATCTCACAGCAGAAGACTTTGGCGGAGAAGAGTATGAGGGCTGTAACGAGTATTTGAATGTAACAGCCCCTCACATCATCCGCGCGATTCATAGGGAATACCTTGAAGCAAGTGCCGATCTCATTGAAACAAATACATTCGGGGCTACAAAGCTCGTCCTTGATGAATACGGGCTTGGCCACCTTGCCTATGAACTCAATGTACGGGCTGCCCAGCTGGCAAAGGACGAAGCTGACCGTTACTCCACGCCGGAGCAGCCTCGATTTGTTGTAGGCGCAATGGGACCCACAACAAAAACATTATCTGTGACAGGCGGCACAACCTTCGATGAACTCGTCGCCAACTACAAAGAGCAGGCCCGCGCCCTGATTGATGGCAAATGTGATGCCCTTCTTTTAGAAACAAGCCAAGACATGCTGAATGTAAAAGCTGGATTCAAAGGCATTCAGGAAGCCTTTCAGCAGGCAGGCATTCAATTACCACTCATGGTATCAGGTACAATTGAACCAATGGGCACTACCCTAGCTGGTCAAGACATTGAAGCCTTTTATATCTCTCTTGAGCATATGAAACCAATTAGTGTCGGCCTTAACTGTGCAACTGGTCCTGAATTTATGACAGACCATATCCGCACGCTCTCCTCCATCGCCAAGTCAGCGGTTAGCTGCTATCCAAATGCTGGTCTTCCAGATGAAGAAGGTCAATATCACGAATCCCCTGTTTCTCTTGCTAAAAAAATCGCCGCTTTTGCGAAGGAGGGCTGGTTAAATATTGTTGGCGGCTGCTGCGGAACAACACCTGCACATATTCAAGCTTTGTCAGATGAAGTACGCACGATTCAGCCGCGTCACATCGCGCATGAATCGTCTCAGCATACCGTATCAGGAATTGAGCCCCTTATGTATGAGGAATCAATGCGTCCTCTTTTTGTAGGAGAACGGACCAATGTTATTGGTTCACGCAAGTTCAAACGACTCATTGCGGAACAAAAATTTGAAGAAGCGTCAGAAATTGCTCGCGCACAGGTAAAAAACGGCGCTCACGTGATTGATGTGTGTCTCGCTGATCCAGACCGTGACGAGGCAGCTGACATGGAAGGCTTTTTACAAGAGGCCATGAAAAAAGTCAAAGCCCCTTTTGTCATTGATTCAACAGATAAACACGTGATTGAAAAGGCGCTCACGTATTCCCAAGGGAAAGCCATCATCAATTCCATTAACCTTGAGGATGGCGAAGAACGGTTTGAAGAAATTCTCCCTCTTGTGAAGCTGTACGGCGGTGCACTTGTTGTCGGCACGATCGATGAAACAGGGATGGCCGTAACAGCAGAACGAAAGCTCGAGATTGCCGTACGCTCTCATGATCTATTAACGAAGAAATATGGAATTCCCGCAAGTGACATCATTTTTGATCCACTTGTCTTTCCAGTAGGCACTGGAGATGAGCAGTATATTGGCGCTGCCGAAGAAACGATCAAAGGCATCAAAATGATCAAGGAAAATCTGCCTGAGTGCCTGACGATTTTAGGCATCAGCAACGTGTCTTTCGGACTCCCGCCTCTTGGCAGAGAAATCTTGAATGCCGTCTACTTGTATCACTGCGTCCAAGCAGGACTTGACTACGCCATCGTGAATACGGAAAAGCTTGAACGTTTCGCTTCTATTCCAAAGGAAGAAATCAAGCTGGCTGAAACGCTGCTCTATGAAACAAATGATCAAACCCTTGCTGAATTCACCCAATTTTACCGAGGCAAAAAGAAAACGGAGAAAAAACCAAAGGTCTCTTTATCACTTGATGAAAGGCTGGCACTCTACGTCGTCGAAGGAACAAAAGAAGGACTTATCGATGATTTATCCCTTGCTCTAGAGCAATTTGAATCACCACTTCATATCATCAATGGTCCGTTAATGCAGGGAATGGCTGAGGTTGGACGTCTTTTTAATCAAAACGAGATGATTGTGGCGGAAGTGCTTCAATCGGCAGAGGTCATGAAGGCATCTGTATCGTATCTCGAGCAATATATGGAAAAGCAGCATGCAAGCGGGAAAGGTAAGATTCTACTTGCAACTGTAAAAGGAGATGTCCATGATATCGGGAAAAACCTTGTCGACATCATTTTGAGCAATAATGGCTTTCAAGTGGTTGATCTCGGCATCAAGGTGACACCTCAAACATTGATCGAAGCTGTGCAAAAGGAAAAACCAGATATGATTGGATTATCAGGATTGCTTGTGAAATCAGCTCAGCAAATGGTACTCACCGCTCAGGATTTACAAAAAGCGAATATTTCCGTGCCCATTTTGGTCGGCGGCGCTGCACTTTCTCGGAAATTTACGAAAATGAAGATTTCGCCTCATTATGACGGACCGGTTCTTTATGCAAAAGATGCGATGGACGGCTTATCTTTAGCCAATGAATTAAAAGCGAATCCTCTTCAGTTTCAAACAATGTCCGGAGAAGAGCCAGCGGCTCCTTTTAAAGAGAAAGAAGCAAAGCAGCCACAAGCTGTCATTGAATTACTAGAAAAACGTGCGGCGCTCCCGCAGGCACCTATTCTTACACCAGAGACTACGGCACGTCATTATGTGCGGGACATCGATTTGCATCACATTATGCCTTATGTGAATGAACAAATGCTCATTGGTCACCACCTTGGATTAAAAGGAAAGGTCAAAACATTGTTAGCTAACCAGCATCAAAAAGCATTGGAATTAAAGCAGCTTGTCACAGACCTTCTAAACGAAGGCAGAGAGAAAAACTGGTTTGCGCCTGCATTTGTTTATCAATTTTTCCCTGCCAGTTCAAACGGAAATGATCTGCGTATTTATGATCCCGCAGCGCCTGACCGCATCCTTGAAACGTTCCAATTCCCAAGACAGGAGAAGCTTCCGTACCGCTCTATTTCTGATTATGTGCGGAAAAGCGGCGAAAACGAGAAGGATTATATTGCCTTATTTGCCGTCACAGCTGGTGCGCGTATACGTGAAGTTGCGCAGCAATTTAAGCAAGAAGGAGATTATTTAAAAATGCATGCGGTCCAAGCTCTGGCGCTTGAGCTTGCAGAAGGATTAGCCGAAAGAACCCACCAAGTGATTCGTGACAAATGGGGCTTCCCTGACCCAGTCGATTTCACAATGGAAAAACGATTTCAGGCAAAATATCAAGGGCAGCGCTATTCCTTTGGTTATCCCGCTTGTCCAAATCTTGAAGACCAAGAAAAGCTGTTCAAGCTGCTTCAGCCTGAAAAAATTGGCATCCATCTGACAGAAGGGTTCATGATGGAACCTGAAGCATCTGTTTCAGCGATCGTCGTTTCTCATCCTGAAGCTCGATATTTTAATGTTCATTAA
- a CDS encoding IucA/IucC family protein yields MSVQDELKKAVNPAAWKKANQRMVAKMLSEYMYEDMLHPVQLDRKDGIAQYELIIHEHKKYRYLAKTRLFDSFDTIAESIECCQDGKWSKDVSAIVFLLDIQPLIPMSSDTTGHLIKELHHTLLADVHLLSKKALRADELTDTDYAWIEGEMTGHPWIVYNKGRIGFSYDDYLAYAPERQESVQLSWIAVHRDLATFHAVDHENYEQVIAKELDEVTIRQFHRVLKDEGLNAADYYLMPVHKWQWTHMIIQHFPEDLALRRIVYVGEGLDQYIPQQSIRTFTNISNKGKHHIKLPMSILNTLVYRGLPSERTVIAPRITAHIKGIADQDSFLSDVCRVILPGENASINVDHPYYSKLPGAPYQYLEMLGVIFRESIYTYLDEGESPVTLAALTYEDHEGEPYVKQLIEKSGLSAKEWMAKFFHVVMPPLLHFMYQYGTVFSPHGQNTILVLKDHQPHRLAIKDFVDDVNISDQPLPELASLGEDLKEVLRSEPPEGLVQFIFTGLFICNLRYVSNVLDNHQLLDETTLWRLLAEEIQHYQKQFPQLKDRFELFDLFQPKLTKLCLNRNRMIDYGYGDGDDRPHASEHGKVKNALAHVLSSACEK; encoded by the coding sequence ATGAGTGTACAAGATGAATTGAAAAAAGCGGTGAATCCTGCTGCTTGGAAAAAGGCAAACCAGCGAATGGTGGCAAAAATGCTGTCTGAATACATGTATGAGGACATGCTTCATCCCGTGCAGCTAGATCGTAAGGATGGCATCGCTCAGTATGAATTAATCATTCACGAACATAAGAAATATCGCTATCTCGCAAAAACTCGTTTGTTTGATAGTTTTGATACAATCGCTGAATCAATCGAGTGCTGTCAAGACGGAAAATGGTCAAAGGATGTCAGTGCGATTGTGTTTTTACTAGACATTCAGCCGCTCATTCCAATGTCTTCTGATACAACAGGCCATCTTATCAAAGAGCTTCATCATACCCTGTTAGCAGATGTACATTTGCTGTCGAAAAAAGCACTTCGTGCGGATGAACTGACAGATACAGATTACGCTTGGATTGAAGGAGAGATGACAGGCCATCCTTGGATTGTGTATAACAAAGGACGCATTGGGTTCAGTTACGATGACTACCTAGCCTATGCACCTGAAAGGCAAGAAAGTGTGCAGCTGTCTTGGATTGCTGTTCACCGGGACCTTGCGACATTCCATGCGGTCGATCATGAAAATTATGAGCAGGTGATCGCCAAAGAATTAGATGAAGTCACGATCCGTCAATTTCACCGCGTGTTAAAGGATGAAGGATTGAATGCAGCTGATTATTATTTGATGCCTGTTCATAAGTGGCAGTGGACGCATATGATTATTCAGCATTTCCCGGAAGATTTGGCCTTGCGCCGGATTGTGTATGTAGGAGAGGGACTGGATCAATATATCCCGCAGCAGTCCATCAGAACCTTTACAAACATCTCAAATAAAGGCAAGCATCATATTAAACTGCCAATGAGTATTTTAAATACACTCGTGTACCGGGGACTTCCGTCAGAACGGACAGTCATTGCCCCTCGTATTACAGCGCATATTAAAGGGATTGCGGATCAAGACTCATTTTTATCGGATGTCTGCCGCGTGATTTTACCGGGTGAAAACGCAAGTATCAATGTCGATCATCCTTACTACAGCAAACTGCCTGGTGCGCCGTATCAATATCTTGAGATGCTCGGTGTGATTTTTAGAGAAAGCATTTACACGTATTTAGATGAAGGAGAGAGCCCTGTTACACTTGCAGCACTCACTTATGAGGATCATGAAGGTGAGCCATATGTGAAACAGCTGATTGAAAAATCTGGTCTCTCAGCAAAGGAATGGATGGCGAAATTTTTCCATGTTGTGATGCCGCCGCTGCTGCACTTCATGTATCAATATGGCACCGTCTTTTCACCACACGGGCAAAATACGATTCTTGTGTTAAAAGATCATCAGCCGCATCGTTTGGCGATCAAAGATTTCGTTGATGATGTGAATATTAGTGATCAGCCGCTGCCTGAATTGGCTTCACTAGGAGAAGATTTAAAAGAAGTGCTGCGGAGTGAGCCGCCGGAAGGGTTAGTGCAGTTTATCTTTACAGGACTGTTTATTTGCAACCTGCGTTACGTTTCAAACGTGTTAGACAATCATCAGCTGTTAGATGAAACGACACTTTGGCGCTTGCTTGCAGAAGAAATTCAGCATTATCAAAAGCAATTCCCGCAGCTGAAGGACCGTTTTGAACTATTTGATCTATTCCAGCCGAAGCTGACAAAGCTGTGCTTAAATCGTAATCGAATGATTGATTATGGGTACGGAGATGGAGATGACCGCCCGCATGCGTCAGAGCATGGGAAGGTCAAAAATGCACTCGCTCATGTTCTTTCGTCCGCCTGTGAGAAGTAA